A single window of Vigna radiata var. radiata cultivar VC1973A chromosome 4, Vradiata_ver6, whole genome shotgun sequence DNA harbors:
- the LOC106758264 gene encoding phosphatidylinositol N-acetylglucosaminyltransferase subunit P-like, with the protein MESPHSVNSPRRTLSLSKQRRATVSFLDPDXKTSGFGLSGDHGPKPFEVYGFVGSITTVVATVIFFIWAYVPESWLQFAGISYYPSRYWALAVPTYVMVTIILMLGFYIGLNFISTPSPSSLNTVFDEFSRDPSSNECSLEDEKPIDPISDIGLDRINDVMFNNAMGLYVPNGFYKINSTCMFQTCCKTPMGLYVPNGFYKINSICMFQTCRLNPKP; encoded by the exons ATGGAAAGTCCCCACTCTGTGAACAGTCCAAGAAGAACTCTCAGTCTGTCAAAGCAGCGGAGGGCAACTGTGTCCTTTTTGGACCCTGATGNCAAAACCTCTGGCTTCGGATTGTCTGGCGATCATGGCCCTAAGCCTTTTGAAGTTTATGGTTTTGTAGGTTCTATTACCACTGTTGTTGCTACAG TTATTTTCTTCATATGGGCATATGTTCCAGAATCATGGCTACAATTTGCTGGCATCTCGTACTATCCTAGCAG ATATTGGGCTTTAGCAGTACCAACATATGTGATGGTGACCATTATTTTGATGTTGGGATTCTACATTGGCCTTAACTTTATTTCAACACCTTCGCCTTCTTCTTTAAACACAGTTTTTG ATGAATTCAGTAGAGATCCTTCGAGTAACGAGTGTTCTCTAGAAGATGAAAAGCCCATCGATCCCATTTCAGATATCGGCCTTGACAGAATCAATGATGTTATGTTCAATAATGCAATGGGTTTGTATGTTCCAAACGGGTTCTACAAAATCAATTCAACTTGTATGTTCCAAACGTGTTGTAAAACTCCTATGGGTTTGTACGTCCCAAACGGGTTCtacaaaatcaattcaatttgTATGTTCCAAACGTGTCGtttaaatcctaaaccctaa